A stretch of the Haloplanus aerogenes genome encodes the following:
- a CDS encoding pantoate kinase has product MTDPSTAFVPGHVTGFFSPCPADDPARAGSRGAGLTLTDGVRVTVREAADADDGPLITLDGDPLSMPPVEAVLGGLDVSDRARVVAESDLPLGTGFGVSGAMALGTALAANDRFGCERSVNDLVTLAHCAEVEAGTGLGDVVAQARGGVPIRLDPGAPGHGRLDGVPAARRVEYLTFGDLSTAEVLAGDTDPLVSAGAEALDRLVDRPTLPTLVAASRRFARDAGLLTDRVCEVVDAVTAADGEASMVMLGETVFALDLGLSDAGFDADACRTCDAGAHLVD; this is encoded by the coding sequence ATGACCGACCCGTCGACCGCGTTCGTCCCCGGCCACGTCACCGGCTTCTTCAGCCCCTGCCCCGCCGACGATCCGGCGCGGGCGGGGTCGCGCGGCGCCGGCCTCACCCTCACCGACGGCGTTCGGGTGACGGTCCGCGAGGCGGCGGACGCCGACGACGGGCCACTCATCACACTCGACGGCGATCCCCTCTCGATGCCGCCGGTCGAGGCGGTTCTGGGGGGGTTGGACGTGAGCGACCGCGCGCGCGTCGTCGCCGAGAGCGACCTACCGCTGGGGACGGGGTTCGGCGTCTCGGGCGCGATGGCGCTCGGGACGGCGCTGGCCGCCAACGACCGATTCGGCTGTGAGCGCTCCGTGAACGACCTCGTGACGCTCGCTCACTGCGCGGAGGTGGAGGCGGGGACCGGTCTCGGCGACGTGGTGGCGCAGGCCCGCGGCGGCGTCCCGATTCGGCTCGATCCCGGTGCGCCGGGCCACGGCCGCCTCGATGGGGTGCCCGCGGCCCGGCGCGTCGAGTACCTCACTTTCGGTGACCTCTCGACGGCGGAGGTGCTCGCGGGCGACACCGACCCGCTCGTCTCGGCCGGTGCCGAGGCGCTCGACCGACTGGTCGACCGCCCGACGCTCCCGACGCTGGTCGCGGCGTCGCGTCGATTCGCCCGCGACGCGGGCCTGCTCACCGACCGGGTGTGCGAGGTGGTCGATGCCGTCACCGCGGCGGACGGCGAGGCGTCGATGGTCATGCTCGGGGAGACGGTGTTCGCACTCGACTTGGGGCTCTCGGACGCCGGGTTCGACGCCGACGCGTGTCGGACGTGTGACGCCGGGGCGCACCTCGTGGACTGA
- a CDS encoding 4-phosphopantoate--beta-alanine ligase, whose translation MVEGDIPADHPRHDSLVTRHRIEDGVDAGITSKQGLIAEGRGEAFDYLLGERTLPSADEAARAAAAHLLLARHPVISVNGNAAALVPDELVALADAVGADLEVNLFNRTDERMQAIADHLRDHGAHEVKGLNADARIPGLDHERAKVDADGIADADVVLVPLEDGDRAAALSDLGKVELVVDLNPLSRSAQVADVPIVDNILRAIPNITAHARELADADRATLVRIVQAFDPEAALEDAERAIRSGDL comes from the coding sequence ATGGTTGAGGGCGACATTCCCGCGGACCACCCCCGCCACGACTCGCTGGTGACGCGCCACCGCATCGAGGACGGCGTCGACGCCGGCATCACCAGCAAGCAGGGCCTCATCGCGGAGGGCCGTGGCGAGGCGTTCGACTACCTGCTCGGCGAGCGCACGCTCCCGTCGGCGGACGAGGCGGCGCGGGCGGCAGCCGCGCACCTCCTCCTCGCCCGGCATCCCGTCATCTCCGTCAACGGGAACGCGGCGGCGCTGGTGCCCGACGAACTCGTCGCCCTCGCGGACGCCGTCGGCGCGGATCTGGAAGTGAACCTGTTCAATCGCACCGACGAGCGGATGCAGGCTATCGCCGACCACCTCCGCGACCACGGCGCGCACGAGGTGAAGGGGCTGAACGCCGACGCGCGCATCCCCGGCCTCGATCACGAGCGTGCGAAAGTCGACGCGGACGGCATCGCCGACGCCGACGTGGTGCTGGTTCCGCTGGAGGACGGCGACCGCGCCGCGGCGCTCTCCGACCTCGGCAAGGTCGAACTCGTCGTCGACCTCAATCCCCTCTCGCGGTCGGCGCAGGTGGCCGACGTGCCCATCGTCGACAACATCCTCCGAGCGATTCCGAACATTACTGCCCACGCCCGCGAGTTGGCGGACGCGGACCGCGCCACCCTCGTCCGGATCGTGCAGGCGTTCGATCCCGAGGCGGCACTGGAGGACGCCGAACGCGCCATCCGGTCGGGCGACCTCTAG
- a CDS encoding pyridoxal phosphate-dependent aminotransferase, giving the protein MTLGPTDRVRAVERSSIRYMFDLAEEVGGDLVRLEVGEPDFDTPAHVTEAACDAARSGHTGYTSNAGLPALREAIGDHMARDYGVRVDADEILVTTGGMEALHLAALCTVDPGDDVVFPTPAFPNYWVQARMAEGMPTPVPMPAEDGFALDADRLVDAIGPDTALVLLCSPNNPTGRTFDPDAIRAVVDAAADHDAYVVADEVYLGLAYDRDPEGVAAITGHPEHVLTVNSCSKRYAMTGWRVGWLAGTADIVDQATKIRESTTSCAPSVSQHAALAALTGADDAAAEMYDAFRERRDYVVDRVADIDGLTCPRPEGAFYAFLDPDLPGSSLEMAERLLREYGVVLAPGDGFGEAGAGWLRLSFANGLDRLDAGFDRIERAIDDAR; this is encoded by the coding sequence TGTTCGACCTCGCGGAGGAGGTCGGAGGTGACCTCGTCCGACTGGAGGTGGGCGAACCCGACTTCGACACGCCCGCGCACGTCACCGAGGCGGCCTGCGACGCCGCGCGCTCCGGCCACACCGGCTACACCTCGAACGCCGGCCTCCCGGCGCTCCGCGAGGCCATCGGCGATCACATGGCCCGCGACTACGGCGTCCGGGTCGACGCCGACGAAATCCTCGTCACCACCGGCGGAATGGAGGCGCTCCACCTCGCCGCCCTCTGTACCGTCGACCCCGGCGACGACGTCGTGTTCCCCACCCCCGCCTTCCCCAACTACTGGGTGCAGGCGCGGATGGCGGAGGGCATGCCCACGCCCGTCCCCATGCCCGCCGAAGACGGCTTCGCCCTCGACGCCGACCGCCTCGTCGACGCCATCGGTCCCGACACCGCGCTGGTGCTCCTCTGCTCGCCCAACAACCCGACGGGCCGGACGTTCGACCCCGACGCCATCCGCGCCGTCGTCGACGCCGCCGCCGACCACGACGCCTACGTCGTCGCCGACGAGGTGTATCTCGGCCTCGCCTACGACCGCGACCCCGAGGGTGTCGCCGCTATCACCGGCCACCCCGAACACGTCCTCACCGTCAACTCCTGTTCCAAGCGGTACGCGATGACGGGCTGGCGCGTCGGATGGCTCGCCGGCACGGCCGACATCGTCGATCAGGCGACGAAGATTCGGGAGTCGACCACCTCCTGTGCGCCGAGCGTGAGTCAACACGCCGCGCTCGCGGCGCTGACCGGCGCCGACGACGCGGCCGCCGAGATGTACGACGCCTTCCGCGAGCGCCGCGACTACGTGGTCGACCGCGTCGCCGACATCGACGGCCTGACCTGTCCCCGGCCGGAGGGCGCGTTCTACGCCTTCCTCGACCCCGACCTGCCGGGGTCGAGCCTCGAGATGGCCGAACGCCTGCTCCGCGAGTACGGCGTCGTCCTCGCGCCGGGCGACGGCTTCGGCGAGGCCGGGGCTGGCTGGCTCCGTCTCAGCTTCGCCAACGGGCTGGATCGCCTCGACGCCGGCTTCGACCGCATCGAACGCGCCATCGACGACGCACGGTAG